The Nicotiana tomentosiformis chromosome 2, ASM39032v3, whole genome shotgun sequence genome includes the window tggatgaacatgactgagtatgaaatatatatttttaaaataattaaattcaacaacaacaagaccCTGTGGGttccaaaatatcggcacgtagccttaTGATAAGCTTTAAtaagagtctcagctcaatttcctaacacgtggagaatatgtgaataataacatgattctttaattttacaacttcacaggatttattcaagtcacaatttctatggtgcacgtccaaattcggggattcataccctcagaactaagtttagaagtgttacttacctcaaaccatataATTTCTTACTccactatgcccttgcctcgcgaattggtctctgaaagcctcgaatctagtcataattaattctattcagtcaatacaatttattggaattaattccatatgaaaataataattttccaacaaaatctgaattTTAACTCAAACATCACCCTTGGGCCCCATGCCTcgaatccgataaaagttacaaaatatgaacgcccattcaaccacgagtccacccataccaaattcaccaaattccgacatcaactcgacctccaaatctcaaattcttattttgaaatctctagggccaaatcctctaatttcacctcaaaaacatgaaatctagtcgaaatactcattgataatccaatattattgactaacaatgatcacaagtaacttaactcaagatttcccgtgaacTCTcgatcaaaaatcgcctcaacccgtgttggaaatgttagAAATGAAGCAAAAATCGTGAAGCCTTGTTTTTAACATTCCgtccaggcttttcgcacctgcgaccccctaTCCGGACCTGCGAAACCGCTTATGTGGTGCATTTTCCACTTCTGCAGAAGACACGCCAATTCCCCGACTCGCGCACCTGCGCTCAAAATCCCGCACTTGCAGGTGCGCTTCTGCGAACCCCTCACCGCGCATGCGACGACGTAGGTGTGGAaaatgcttcgcacctgcgagctctgACCACCCCAAGCCAGGACGCATCTGCGCTCCACTACTCGCACCCGCGACCAAAgttccgcaggtgcaattacactaaaagtccgaatttgatccgttaagcactcgaaactcgcccaaggcccccgggacctcaaccaaatgcaccaacaagtcctaaagcgtcatacgaacttagtcaaaatctcaaatcacatcaaacaacgctaaaataactaatcataccccaattcaaacttaatgaaattaagaattttcaacttctacattcgatgccgaaacctatcaaatcaagtcctattgacctcaaattctgcacacaagtcataaaagacataataaacctattcaaatttccagaatcggattccgaccccgatatcaaaaagtcaactctccgatcaaacttctaaacttaaatttctattttagccatttcaagcctaatttaactacgaacttccaaataattttccagacatgctcccaagtccaaaatcatcatacggagctattggaatcatcaaaattctattgcggggtcgtttatacatatgtcaatatccggtcaaccttttcaacttatgtttccatcttggagactaagtgtctcaactcatttcaAAACatcaccgaacccgaaccaattaccccggcaagtcatatatcaactgtaaagcataaattgagcagtaaatgggggaacaatgCTGTAATAATCAAAGCGACTGGCCGAGTCATTACAGAAATAGTACGCATGCTGGTCCTTGGTCTCTATCTCGATAGGGTCGATGTAATTCTTATCTGGATGCTGGATCATAGATGACAAGGTTGCGAGAGCATCAGCAAACTCATTTTGGATCCTGGGAATGTGCTTGAACTCAAtttttgtgaacttcttgcataaCCCCTTTACACAGTGCAGGTACGGAAggatcttgacattcttggtagtccattctccttgaacttgaTGTATCAACAGACCAGAATCTCCTATGACCAGAAGCTCTTTGATGTTCATGTTGACCGCCATCCTAATCTCGAGGATGCGTGCTTCTTACTCGCCAATATTATTAGTGTAGGGGAAGCTTATCTTTGCCGATGTTGGATAATGCTATCCTGGTTCTGAAATTAAGACTGTCCAATTcctactcctttgaaatttgttGCTCTGTCAAAAAACATTCGCCATCCTGTGTATGACTTGGCAATGTATTCTTTGGTGAACAACACTTCTTTGTCCGGAAAGTACGCAGTGAGCGGCTCATTATCCTTGTCCACTAGATTCTTTGCAAGGTGGTCAGCTATGAATTTTCCTTTGATGGCCTTCTGCgctatgtacacaatgtcaaattcggTGACAAGAATCTACCATTTGGCCAGTTTTCCTATAGGTGTCgtcttctgaaagatatacttgagcgggtcgagccGGGATATTAGATGTGTAGTGTATGCTGACATGTAATGCCTCAGCTTCAGGGCGAtccaagtcaaggcacaacatgtgAGCTCTATCAGAGTGTATTTGGCTTCACATGGTGTAAACTTCTTGATTAAGTAGTAAACGTCTCCTGGTCTCATCATGATGTCCCAACATACATCCGAATGCATTATCAAGAACTGATAGGTATAACAACAATGGCCTCCCGGGCTCGATAGGAACCAACACTGGTGAAATTAACAGGTACTCCTTGATCTTGTTGAAGGCTTTCTGACACTCTTCTGTCCACTTTGTAGCGACATCCTTTTTCAGTAGCTTGAAGATAGGCTCGCAAATTACCATATACTGGGGTATGAATCTACTGATGTAATTTTGCCTACCAAGGacactcatcacatccttcttgctTTTAGGTGGTGGAAAGTCTTGAATGGCTTCCAATTCTATCCCTTTCCTGCTTACGACGAAATCCAATAGTTTTCTGGCAAGGAATTCGAATGCACATTTTGCAGGTTCAACTTCAAACTATACCTCCCCAAGAGTTTGAAGAACTTCTTCAGGTCGTCCAAATGCTCTACACTCTTTTGAGATTTGATAATGACATCATCCATGTATACCTCGATCTCTTTGTGGATCATGTTGTGAAAGAGGgatgtcatggccctcatgtaagtagcACCAGCATTCTTGAGGCCAAATGGCATGACTTTCTAGCAATAAACTCCCCGAGGCATAGTGACCGCTGTATTTTTTACATCTTCTTCATGCATCATGATCTGATGGTACCCACCGAAACAATACATGAATGACTGCAGCTCGTGCTTCGCACAATTGTCAATGAGGATATGAATATTTGGTAGAGGGAAATTGTCTTTTGGACTAGCCTTGTTAAGATCTCGATAATCCACACATATACTGATCTTCACATCCTTCTTTGGTATCGATATGATATTTTCCAACCATGTAGGATAATTGGTGACTCTCACCACGTTTGCCTCTATCTGCTTGGTTACTTCTTTTTTTATTCTCAAACTCAAGTCTGGTTTGAACTTTCTACGTTTTTGTTTGACTGGTGGTCTGGCAGGATCGGTAGGCAATCGATGCGAAATGATGTCGGTAATTAACCCAGGCATTTCGTCATGCGACCATGCGAATACATCGATGTACTTGTCGGAGGAGCTTGATCAATTCTTCTTTCTGCTCTACTTCTAAATGGATGTTGATTTGAGTTTCTTTCACATGTTCTTCACTTCCCAGAATGACTATTtctatttcttcgaggttaggattttttttccttccaactgttcgatctcttgtgggagattATCTGGCATCATACTTTTTTCGTATTGCTCATAATCTGGATTGCTTTGATCGAGTGTTTCGTTATATGTCATATTCGCAGAACACGagtttttattattttgattactaaaaagaaaaaataagtataaatgaaatgataaataatcttaaaataattttaagaaaacaattatatttatttcataaaaaAGAGGAACGTCTCAGCGTTCAAGGAGGCAATTGACAAAAGAGTACAAGTACGAACCaagcctcaattgaccgtgcaATTTTTTCAAAACGTTTTACAattccacactaccaagactcccggcaAACTAAAGACGGGTTGGCGGTCAAATTCTGCAAGTCCTCTCCTGGTTCGCCATTTAGAATGGTCGGTGTCTTGATATCAACTTTGTCGCAGCATTCTTCGATCATGGTCATGAACAACCTTCCCGTTCCATCGATGATATAATCCTCTAGTGTTGTGCTCTGACCCGGACCCAAAACACGCTCTTGCACAAAAGCTTTCTTCCCGAAGCCATCAGTATAGGTCTTTCCAATTGGAGTCTAATACCTTATGCTGACTTTACCTTTCTGCCCCCTTGGCTCAATCGACTCTGTTATCCCATCTGATCGGGCTCCAAGCTCGGTCCCTGGTCGACACTCGTACTTTATCACTTCTCTTATAGCCATCTTTGATCTGTATGGTGACTGCATACCTAGATTTTGCTCGGTCTCCTCTATCTCTATGGTCTGTATGATCTCGACCGCATGAAAAGCGGTCCCGTCTAATCCTTCTATGAATGGAATTGCGTGTTCCAGATGAGCTAACTGGCTCCATTCACCATGAAATACAACCTCTTGACAACCCCACTCGAACTTCATGCACTGATAAAGGGTAGATGGGACTGCCCCTGCCATATGTATCCAAGTCCTTCCCAACAACAAGTTATATAAGGATGGAATGTCTATCACTTGGAATAGTATGGGAAACTCAACTAGTCCAATTCGCAGAGCTAAATAGATTTCCCTAATGATGTCCTTCTATGACCCGTCCAAAGATACATGGCTTTCTTTCACTTCTCTTAGATGGATGCCCAGCTCTTGTAGAGTAGAGAGTGGGTAGATATTGACTCCAGATCCTCCATTAATAAGTACTCGGGACACCACTTTATCCCCACATTTGACGGTGATGTGTAAAGCTCTGTTGTGACCCACACCTTCTATGGGAAGTTCATCTCTTCCGAAGATGATCATGTTTGCTTCGAAAATCTTCCCGATGGTCACTGCCAGTGCCTCGCTAATAGTGTTGTTTGACACACTCACTCCACTTAACACTTTCATTAAGGCATCTTTGTGACTGTCAGAACTCATTAGTAGGTCCATGACTGATATATGCGTAGGGGTTTTCTTCAATTGTTCCTCCAAGGAGTATTCTTTAGTTGACATTTTCTTCCAGAATTTTGCAGCCTCCGTATCTATTATATTTCTTCTCTGAATCTGTTCCCTTCCTAGATTTCCTCGGTTTAACTCCTCCGGAGCGTAGCACCTCCCTGACTTAGTCGTTCCATGGGCCAATGTGGAGTCCGTCATCTTGTGTTTCCCTTTCTTCTAATATGTCCACGGGGCTATTTTGTATTCTTGATCCTCCCCATCTCTGATAGAGACAGTGGATTGTTGTTGGTATGTCTAGACTATCACTGGAGGTTTTAACTATACGATGATCATTGGATTCCTTCAGGGTGGAACCCTAACAACCTCAGTGTTTTCTATTATGACGATGGTTCCTTTCAAGTCATACTCTTCATCCAGAGTGATCATATTAGCCCCTTGATTTCGGTGGTTTGGCAGTGGGTTATGATTAACATTGGGTGGAGCTGGGATGGACTGAATGGCTCCACTTTTGATCAGTcactcaattttatttttttagccTGAAACAATCCTTGGTATGATGCCCTGGTATGCCTGAATGGTAGACGCATCATTTGGTTGCATCAAAGTATTTTGACGGATGCTTAAGAATCCTTCCTTCTATCGAATGTATCAAGCCAGCTCTCCTCAGTATTTCAAACAGTTGAGAAAAGGTTCAGCAATCGGGGTTTAGTTTCTGGGACCTCTTTTGTCAAAATTTGGGCAAGGTCGGGGTTCATAGGTGGGTCAGTTTTGATGAGTGGTAGTTTTAACTGGAGCATATGGTCGTGGTGGAGGCGGGTTATATTGAGGTTATGGATTATAGTATGGTTGTTTGTTGTATACTGGAGCATAAGTAGGTGGATGTGGGGAATGTTTGCTTGGAGAGTAAAAGTTGTTTCCATGGTGTAGATTGGACTGGTAATAGGGAACGATTGTTGATACCTCTTTCTTTTGCTTCTTTCCACTGCCTATTGAACCGGATTGAATTGCTTTGCTAGCTGCTTGCAATGCGGCCATAGACTGTACCTTGCCAGACTTTATGCCTTCCTCTAAAAGTCTCCCATCTTAACAAGTTCACGGAACTTCTGCCCCATCATGCCCATCATTTTCTCAAAGTAGATTCCTTCTTGAGCCCTGATGAAGTACTTAGTCAACTCACTGTCATCTAACGGGGGTTGTGCTCTGGAGTCCTCCGACCTCCATCGGCGTGCATCTTCTTGAAATGATTCTGACAGCTTCTTCTGCAAGTTTACCAAGGCAAACCTATCAGgggtaatttttgtgttgaatCGGAAATGGTTCATGAAATATTCTGCCATATCCTGCCACTCCCTCCAGTTTCTGAGATCTTGATGAGTGTACCAAGTAAGTGCCTTCCCTATCAAACTCCTTATGAATAGCTTCATCCTCAATTTCTCGTTTCATGCTACTCCAACTAGCTTATCATAGTAGGCTCTCAAGTGTGCATAGGGATAACCTGTCCCATCAAAGATGTCAAACTTTGGAGCCTTGTACCCTACCGGTATGTCTACATCAGGATGTATACACAAATCCTCATAATCTAGACTTTCGCTCCCTCGAGCGACCTGAAGGTTTTTCATCTGTTTCCTCAACGATCGCTACTATTCGGATACCGACTTCTCCTCTTTATACTTAGCTTCCTTTCCATTTTAGCATATTGATCAACTTCATAAGGTAGCCTGACCATGACGGATGCTGTGAATATGGGTTCTGAAATGACATATACGGGAGGAACATATCGCTCGTGTGTAGCAGTATGTGCTGCGGGTATGTGCTAGTTTTGATTGGTGATGAAGGTGACACCGTCACAAGGAGGGGTATGAACTGTGTTGGTAGTAATTGGTGGGCTTTGCGATATTTGAACGTAGTTTGGCATATAAGGAGTGTGTATAGGAGGGTTTGGTGGGTTTGCAGGAGTTACTGGGGATATAATCTGGGTGGTAGGGATTGAAGTCGGGGTATTATTTGCTTGGTGAGTAATTGAAGGAATGTGATCGGGAATCGAATCTAGAGAAGGAAGAAGGGGTGGTTGTGGGAGTGTCGTCACGGCCAGATGTGCCAATTCCCGAATGTGTTGTACTTCTTCCCTCAATGATTCCATCTCTTGGGCCATCCTAGCCACATGCTCGTCATTCCGAGTATCATCCTTTTCTCCTAATCCCCCTGGGCTATCAGCTATTACTAGAGCGTGTTAGGTCGGGTCATCTGTTGCAGACATCTTCCCCTTCGATCTCAAGTTGTATGGTGGTTCCGCCTGTTTTTGGGTCAACACAAACCAACTTATTCTTTTGGGGGGAATAATAAAGTAatacaagaaaagaagaaaaagaaaaaagaacagaAGTCAGTTTTAGCATTTGCACAGATAATGGGTACACAGAGCAGTTAGTTCACGTACTCAAGCAAACGCATTTTCCTAATATTTGAGGGACCTCCCTTTTCCAGAGGTAGGCCTAAGTCACGAATTTTGACAAATAACTAGATTCGACACATTCAAATCTGAAGCATGCTTTGGTTTTCAGTAATAATATTTGGATTGTAACAGGTGGGAGTAAAGGTTACAGCATTGTTTCCAACATTCATAAGATATATGGGCTCAACAGGCTTGCCT containing:
- the LOC117279633 gene encoding uncharacterized protein, with translation MKNLQVARGSESLDYEDLCIHPDVDIPVGYKAPKFDIFDGTGKALTWYTHQDLRNWREWQDMAEYFMNHFRFNTKITPDRFALVNLQKKLSESFQEDARRWRSEDSRAQPPLDDSELTKYFIRAQEGIYFEKMMGMMGQKFRELVKMGDF